A single genomic interval of Amycolatopsis albispora harbors:
- a CDS encoding ABC transporter ATP-binding protein, which produces MTTRLTARDLTLRYGERVVSTRLSLDVPDGALTAIVGPNACGKSTLLRAFVRLLKPAEGEVRLDDREVGAYPTKALARMLGFLPQDPLAPEDIRVRQLVARGRFPHQSLLSTWSEEDAEAVAEAMEAAGVTELAGRPVHELSGGQRQRVWVAVVLAQQTPYLLLDEPTSFLDIAHQYQLLQLLAELRDQGRTVIAVLHDVNQACRYADHLIAMKEGRVVAEGTPAEIVDAALLKEVFDLPSVVVPDPVTGTPMVVPAL; this is translated from the coding sequence ATGACCACGCGCCTGACCGCGAGGGACCTGACTCTGCGCTACGGGGAGCGGGTCGTGTCGACCCGGCTGTCCCTCGACGTGCCCGACGGCGCGCTGACCGCGATCGTCGGGCCCAACGCCTGCGGCAAGTCCACGCTGCTGCGGGCTTTCGTCCGGCTGCTGAAACCGGCCGAGGGCGAGGTGCGCCTCGACGACCGCGAAGTCGGCGCGTACCCGACCAAGGCGCTGGCGCGGATGCTGGGCTTCCTGCCGCAGGATCCGCTGGCGCCCGAGGACATCCGCGTGCGCCAGCTGGTCGCGCGCGGCCGGTTCCCGCACCAGTCGCTGCTGTCCACCTGGTCCGAAGAGGACGCCGAAGCGGTCGCCGAGGCGATGGAGGCGGCCGGGGTGACCGAGCTGGCCGGGCGCCCGGTGCACGAGCTGTCCGGCGGGCAGCGGCAGCGGGTGTGGGTGGCCGTGGTGCTCGCCCAGCAGACGCCCTACCTGCTGCTCGACGAGCCGACCTCGTTCCTCGACATCGCCCACCAGTACCAGCTTCTCCAGCTGCTGGCCGAGCTGCGTGACCAGGGCCGCACGGTGATCGCGGTGCTGCACGACGTCAACCAGGCCTGCCGCTACGCCGATCACCTGATCGCCATGAAGGAGGGCCGGGTGGTCGCCGAGGGCACCCCGGCCGAGATCGTGGACGCCGCGCTGCTCAAGGAGGTCTTCGACCTGCCGTCCGTGGTGGTGCCCGATCCGGTGACCGGTACGCCGATGGTGGTGCCCGCGCTCTGA